From Pyrenophora tritici-repentis strain M4 chromosome 1, whole genome shotgun sequence, the proteins below share one genomic window:
- a CDS encoding RIX1 domain containing protein has product MAPIISELATLRALSFRISSTPTSQLPQHVPAIASALANCRTLLSSPQASGTKATSSEASVAIHKFRTLLSTLLQDRTPQGRWCAIVLIKATIEVGGWETLQKSLPWVRGLLGFLNKPDPPSSKKLCIITLTRIFFLTREYPTLVREITTPSLPSFIQSSLHMANATSTPTALLQTILECLNELLPRHPTIFRSYLKQLHPLLARLIAPTPSNKISPEQIPGTRYTTSSEIIMAARELYVQLSCCAPKGTSSEEWMKSLKALVNNAHQTADHVFRAVLEDWQPTTRESPLANGHTLEDEVQDLEPNNHLPPWSGIFAGGERLKGLLNLITEYLGTPTAGPIYLNIAMVMDLISRVLSLTIPASSSKSFQNTVRLNIQVSKDEREALWLLLPDVHIAAMKLLLALADRSQASTLALDPIVIDQVVWVFGAEKNVAQIRTTCYTVVASLLKRSGIALPKATIDSLVPLIRLCCDDLLPSEIATAPAQHNTTQTKTNGNSQPQTTANADSFLSASKAISDPTAGLSGLKEAAYDLLPTLLSNIRAQYLSDSMRARLDRTAVLIQHKEAMLASVLNPPPSKRFGKPSASVLPLIARSYPVEMEIEETAGQTGTIVRDFAVTDALAAGPAANTPSRPLPQSSMAQRPMISEPTMFADVKRPMGDEGPLSPSKRAKTGEAEHGTTHPISPVLAHDASLNHRPITSGISATSDFTATSTASAAPELPVPCEGGLDDDSDDDKISLVLGQDTDDESD; this is encoded by the exons ATGGCTCCAATCATCTCGGAACTGGCCACGCTGCGAGCTCTCAGCTTCCGCATCTCCTCCACACCAACATCGCAACTTCCTCAGCACGTGCCGGCCATCGCATCGGCCTTGGCAAACTGCAGAACTCTTCTCTCTTCACCTCAGGCTTCCGGCACCAAGGCGACTTCTTCAGAAGCGTCCGTAGCAATTCACAAATTCCGGACCTTACTCTCGACACTGCTGCAGGACCGCACCCCCCAGGGAAGATGGTGTGCTATAGTCTTAATCAAAGCAACAATCGAAGTCGGGGGATGGGAGACACTGCAGAAGAGCTTACCATGGGTTCGCGGGCTTTTGGGTTTCTTGAATAAACCAGATCCTCCGTCTTCAAAGAAACTGTGCATCATCACCCTGACGCGCATTTTCTTCCTCACCAGAGAATATCCAACTCTAGTCCGCGAGATCACCACCCCTTCTTTGCCAAGCTTTATCCAATCTAGCTTGCACATGGCGAATGCAACATCAACTCCAACAGCTCTCTTGCAAACCATCCTTGAATGCCTCAACGAGCTATTGCCCCGACACCCTACCATCTTCCGGTCCTACCTTAAGCAGCTCCATCCGCTTCTAGCACGTCTTATTGCGCCCACACCATCCAACAAGATTAGCCCGGAACAGATTCCTGGAACTAGATATACGACGTCTTCTGAAATCATAATGGCGGCGCGCGAGCTCTACGTTCAATTGTCTTGTTGTGCGCCCAAGGGGACATCGAGCGAGGAGTGGATGAAATCCCTGAAAGCTCTTGTCAACAATGCCCATCAGACTGCAGACCATGTGTTCCGTGCTGTATTGGAAGACTGGCAGCCTACTACCCGTGAATCACCTCTAGCAAATGGCCACACGCTCGAGGACGAGGTGCAGGATCTGGAGCCTAACAATCATCTGCCACCATGGTCTGGCATCTTTGCTGGGGGCGAACGTCTGAAGGGACTTCTTAACCTCATAACAGAGTACCTTGGCACGCCCACAGCGGGCCCCATATACCTAAATATCGCCATGGTAATGGACTTGATCTCAAGAGTGCTATCACTCACCATCCCTGCCTCGTCGAGCAAGAGCTTCCAGAACACCGTTAGGCTGAATATTCAAGTCAGCAAAGACGAGCGTGAAGCTCTTTGGTTACTACTACCGGACGTGCACATTGCGGCGATGAAGCTGCTTCTGGCGCTGGCAGACAGGTCTCAGGCAAGCACATTGGCACTTGATCCCATTGTCATCGATCAGGTCGTCTGGGTGTTTGGAGCAGAAAAGAATGTGGCACAGATCAGGACGACGTGTTACACGGTTGTCGCTTCCCTACTCAAAAGGTCGGGAATCGCGCTACCTAAGGCAACTATCGACTCCCTTGTACCCCTCATCCGGCTCTGTTGTGACGATCTGCTTCCCTCTGAGATTGCTACGGCGCCAGCGCAGCATAACACTACACAAACAAAGACAAACGGGAATAGTCAACCCCAGACAACTGCAAATGCGGATAGCTTCTTGAGTGCTTCAAAGGCTATCAGTGACCCCACCGCTGGCTTGTCTGGTCTCAAGGAAGCTGCCTATGATCTCCTTCCCACATTACTCTCCAACATACGCGCCCAGTACCTGTCAGACTCGATGCGAGCTCGTCTAGATCGCACGGCTGTCCTCATCCAGCACAAGGAAGCCATGTTAGCTAGCGTTCTTAATCCGCCCCCAAGCAAGAGATTTGGCAAGCCGTCAGCCAGTGTATTACCGCTTATAGCTCGATCCTATCCTGTTGAGATGGAGATTGAGG AGACCGCTGGGCAGACGGGGACTATAGTAAGAGACTTTGCTGTGACAGATGCTCTAGCGGCTGGCCCAGCAGCAAATACTCCATCGCGACCACTTCCTCAGTCAAGCATGGCGCAACGCCCGATGATATCGGAACCTACTATGTTTGCTGACGTGAAGCGGCCGATGGGCGATGAAGGTCCTCTTTCACCTTCCAAGCGTGCAAAAACAGGCGAGGCCGAACACGGCACGACGCACCCAATCTCGCCTGTCTTAGCACACGATGCTTCTCTAAACCATCGTCCCATCACTTCAGGTATATCAGCCACTTCAGATTTCACGGCTACCAGCACCGCCTCTGCAGCTCCCGAGCTACCCGTACCATGTGAAGGCGGCCTGGACGATGACAGTGACGATGACAAGATTTCTCTCGTGCTTGGTCAGGATACGGATGATGAGTCGGATTAG
- a CDS encoding CVNH multi-domain protein: protein MTFYHTAENIRIDDGHVLRARLQTADGEWNDSEIDLNQHVGNDNGHFCWDGENFSHSAENIHFALEGDGDVPVLRATLMDAEGNSQERDLNLGERISNENGNFQFA, encoded by the exons ATGACCTTCTACCATACCGCCGAGAACATCCGCATCGACGACGGTCACGTTCTCAGGGCTCGCCTCCAGACTGCCGACGGCGAATGGAACGACTCCGAGATCGATCTCAACCAACATGTTGGAAACGACAACG GACACTTCTGTTGGGACGGCGAGAACTTCTCTCACTCAGCTGAAAACATCCATTTCGCACtcgagggagatggcgacgTTCCTGTTCTTCGCGCTACACTCATGGACGCCGAAGGCAACAGCCAGGAGCGCGACCTCAATTTGGGTGAGCGCATCAGCAACGAGAACGGCAACTTCCAGTTTG CATAG
- a CDS encoding MFS-1 multi-domain protein: MTPRRSISSQLEGLASLDGDGIPGMVGGMGITPSTMNKLHKRPLSPPIQLDDVELEATRTEHVPPDGGYGWVCVATCFTINCFTWGTVSAYGIYLSHYLAENIFPEATPWDYAFIGGVNFAAAMFLAPLVTVLCRKFGIHAIMCCGLLLQCSGFIAASFATRIWQLHISQGVLIGCGIGFLYIPCLPVLSQWFEKRRSLANGISAAGSGVGGAAFAWGTEAIIQRFSIGWALRITSIIAFTANTIATIFIRDRNKAIRPSQLGFDTELLRRHEVILLLSWVFVSMMGYIVLLFSLSDFALSIGLSQSQATDMIGLLNIGTAVGRPIIGIISDRWSRIDTAGMLTLMCGISCFAFWLPAMSYGLTAFFVIICGAIVGVFWMSIGPLCVEVAGVKNLQSLLSLSWTAVIIPVTGKHMPPSLYSDTLMILLSI; this comes from the exons ATGACGCCCCGCAGAAGTATCTCGTCTCAACTGGAAGGGCTGGCTTCTCTCGACGGTGATGGAATCCCCGGCATGGTAGGCGGCATGGGCATCACACCAAGTACGATGAACAAACTTCACAAACGGCCACTTTCGCCACCAATCCAACTCGATGATGTGGAACTCGAAGCTACACGGACTGAACATGTTCCTCCGGATGGTGGGTACGGATGGGTGTGTGTGGCTACTTGCTTCACGATCAACTGCTTCACATGGGGTACCGTTTCT GCATATGGCATCTACCTATCCCATTACTTGGCCGAAAACATCTTTCCCGAGGCAACTCCCTGGGACTACGCTTTTATCGGTGGTGTCAACTTCGCAGCGGCCATGTTTCTTGCACCTCTCGTTACCGTTTTGTGTCGCAAATTCGGGATCCACGCCATCATGTGCTGTGGACTTTTGTTGCAATGTAGTGGCTTCATCGCAGCGTCCTTTGCAACTCGAATCTGGCAGCTGCATATTTCCCAGGGCGTCCTGATTGGATGTGGTATCGGATTTCTGTACATTCCCTGCCTCCCTGTCCTCTCACAATGGTTTGAAAAGAGACGCAGCCTGGCGAATGGTATTAGTGCTGCAGGATCTGGGGTTGGTGGGGCGGCTTTTGCTTGGGGCACCGAAGCAATCATACAACGGTTCAGTATTGGGTGGGCGCTACGTATCACGAGCATTATCGCGTTCACGGCCAATACCATAGCTACTATTTTCATACGCGACCGGAACAAGGCCATTCGACCATCCCAGCTAGGGTTTGATACAGAGCTTCTAAGGAGGCATGAAGTAATATTGCTGCTTTCATGGGTCTTTGTCAGCATGATGGGTTACATCGTTCTTCTCTTTTCGTTGTCTGACTTCGCGCTTTCTATTGGACTTTCGCAATCTCAAGCAACTGATATGATCGGCCTACTGAACATCGGCACTGCCGTTGGCCGGCCAATTATTGGAATTATCAGCGATCGATGGAGTCGGATTGACACAGCGGGTATGCTTACGCTGATGTGCGGGATCTCGTGTTTTGCATTTTGGCTGCCGGCTATGTCGTACGGACTCACCGCGTTTTTTGTTATAATTTGTGGAGCTATCGTGGGAGTCTTTTGGATG TCAATCGGGCCGCTTTGCGTTGAAGTTGCGGGTGTGAAAAACCTACAATCTTTATTGTCCTTGTCTTGGACAGCCGTCATCATCCCCGTTACAGGTAAGCATATGCCTCCTAGCTTATACAGCGACACTCTGATGATTCTGCTCAGTATCTGA
- a CDS encoding FMN-red domain containing protein: MSAVPNGDLNNTSAERIRAEIAIDTAYQGLSLAIPASEDDAEVRRKYRPFVLEAEDAKSDWISQLELSTALKMVDTQVLKCGEDRLRVLVLHGSMRQRSYSRLLAYEASRILFRLGCDVRMYDPAGLPVKDDDHSHPKVQELRDLSKWSDGHVWISPEQHGNLTAVFKNQIDWIPLSTGSVRPTQGRTLAIAQVNGGSQSFNTVNSLRILGRWMRMFAIPNQSSIPMAYKQFTEEDAGSRLMPSGNRDRLVDCMEEFVKYTIVMRPHFHLFGDRYSEREEKRVKQEKELAKLPADM, from the exons ATGAGTGCTGTTCCTAATGGTGATTTAAACAATACTTCAGCTGAGCGCATCCGAGCCGAAATTGCGATAGATACAGCCTATCAAGGCTTGTCTCTCGCAATACCCGCTTCTGAAGATGATGCCGAGGTCAGAAGAAAGTATCGTCCCTTTGTTTTGGAGGCAGAAGATGCCAAGTCGGATTGGATCTCACAGCTGGAACTCAGCACGGCGTTGAAGATGGTGGATACCCAAGTCCTCAAGTGTGGTGAGGACCGACTGAGGGTTCTAGTGCTGCATGGAAGCATGCGACAACG ATCATACTCGCGTCTGTTAGCTTACGAAGCTAGTCGAATACTGTTCAGACTAGGCTGTGACGTCCGCATGTACGATCCCGCTGGCCTACCTGTCAAGGACGATGACCATTCACATCCAAAAGTGCAAGAGCTGCGCGATCTCAGTAAATGGAGCGATGGGCATGTCTGGATCAGCCCTGAACAGCACGGAAACCTC ACGGCAGTGTTCAAGAATCAAATCGACTGGATTCCTCTCTCCACTGGCTCTGTTCGCCCGACACAGGGTCGCACCCTCGCAATCGCTCAAGTTAATGGTGGGTCGCAATCTTTCAACACAGTCAACTCGTTACGCATACTGGGGCGGTGGATGCGCATGTTCGCCATACCTAACCAAAGCTCTATACCGATGGCGTACAAACAATTCACAGAGGAAGATGCTGGGAGCAGGCTTATGCCTAGTGGGAACAGGGACAGACTCGTCGATTGTATGGAGGAATTCGTCAAGTACACGATAGTAATGAGACCCCACTTCCATCTCTTTGGAGATCGGTATAGCGAGAGGGAGGAGAAGCGAGTGAAGCAGGAGAAAGAACTGGCGAAGCTACCAGCAGATATGTGA